From the genome of Candidatus Auribacterota bacterium:
GGGGCGCCGAAATTCCAGGCGATCAAGGGCACCAAGCTGAAGTACGCCGTCAACACCGCCGACTCCGTCATCGAGGCCGAAGGGAAGTACTATTGCTGCCGGAAGGCGGTCTGGTACGTGGCGGCCACCCCCGTGGGGCCGTGGGAGGTGTGCGCCTCGGTCCCGAAAGAGATCTACGCCATCCCGCCGGACTGCCCGGTGTACAACGTCAGGTACGTGAATGTCTACGATTCAACCGCCGACACGATGGACGTCGGATACCTGCCGGGCTACACGGGGAACTACGTCTACCACGACACGGTGGTCTACGGGACGGGGTATGCCTATCCCCCCTGGAGCGGCGTGGCCTACTACCCGGCGCCCTGGACGTGGGGTTTCTGCCCTGTATACAACTCTTGGAATGGCTCCTGGGGCTACCGCAACACCCCGTGGGGCAGGTACGGGTATGTCAACTGGGGAGGCGGGCAGGGCGGATGGTGGGGCCCGAATGGCTACCACTCCGTGAACGAGGCCAACTGGAACAACGCGAAGCTGCAGGACGGAAAGCTCACCGTGAATGGGAAAACCTACACGCCCCAGCAGCTGAGAAGCAACATCTACCGAGATAGCAGCCACCCGGCCCATTTCGCCGACGCGGCGGGGAAGGGCGCCCTGAATGCTCCAAAGGTGTCCGACGCGCTCAAGAACGACGTCTTTGCCGACCGAAGCGGCAATGTCTACCGTCTAAAGGACAACTGGGAGCAGTACGGCAAGGGCGGGTGGTCGAAGAGTTTCTCTCCCACTGATGACGCGCGCGCGCCGGCGCGGCAGGCCGCCTCCGGCGTCGAGCGGTCCGATTTCGCGGGGCGCGGCATCACGCAAATCAGCGGCCTGAGCCGTCCCTCCGCGGGGGACTCGGGAACAGGGGACATTTCGCGTTCCTTCGGCCGTTCCGACCTTGATTTTGATAATTACGCGCGTCAGCGCGGGGACACGCGGGCGCGTGACTTCCAGCGGAACTATTCCGGCTTCGGGGACAGGGGAGACTTCGACAGAGGTTCCGACAGAGGTTTAAACAGGGGCGGCGTCGACAGGGGGTTCGATCGGGGCGGCTCCGACAGGGGGTTCGGCGGAGGCGGCTTCCGGGGCGGGGGCGGCAGGGGCGGACGGAGGTAGTCCCTGCGTCCAGGGTCACTATCTCTTGAACGTCTTGATCATCTCCGCCAAATCACCCATGGCGGAGGCGGTCGCCTCGTTACCGGTTACCTGGTTAATCTCCTCGTCGAGCTTCGTCTCCGCGGCATCCATCTCCTTTTTCGTCTCGTTCTTGATATCCTCATCGTTCGCACTCTTGGCCATCTCGCCGAACTTGAGGCGCCCCCCACGGCCACCAGGGAGACGCGCGTGTCGTCCGCCGACGCCGAGGGTGTGCACGACTATCTGCGGGAGCAGCTTGCCGCCCTCTCGGACCCGGGGGACAACGGCACGGGAGACCGCGACGATCACGATGCGGAGTACGGCGTCATGGCCGCTGTGGATTTCGGCGCCGTCGTGGAAAAATACCTGATGTAGATGGAACTCTTGGGGGGCACTTCGCGTCTAAGAGTGATAAAGGGATCGGTGGATAGCCGGCCGGAGCCTGGGCATCGTGCCACGCAGGTTGCGGGGCAGAATCCGCCAAAATGGAGGAGGTATCTGAGATGAGATCGCGATTCAACATCACACGGACAGCACTGAGGGTGGGAGCGCTGCTCCTCATTCTGACGGTCGCGCGCGCTCAGACACCCTGCCCCAAGCCGGAGGAGGGGCGGGAGCACAGGAAGGGGCCGTTCAGGGAGCAGCTTAAGACACTCAACCTGACCGCCGCGCAGACGGAGCAGCTCACCGCGCAGCGCAAGGAGAAGAGAGAGGCGATGAAGAACCTGCGCGAGTCTCTGAAGGCGAAGCGCAGGGAGCTTCGCGAGGAGCTGTACAAGGAGAATACAGACAAGGCAAAGATCGAGAGCATCGCGTCCGAACTGAAGAAACTCAACGCACAGCGCATAGACCGGCATGTGCAGGGCATCCTGCAGATGAAGGCGATGCTCACACCGGAGCAGTTCAAGAAGCTGAGCTCGCTCAAGCAAGAGCGCATGGGAAGACTGCCCGAGGGACTCAAGGGGAAGGGCCGCCGGCACGGGCACGATGGAGATGAGGATTGGGAGAAAAAGCCCGCGCCTGCCGCCGTGCAATCGCCGCAGGCAGCGCCCGGTACTGGCGGAAGTGCCAAGGATTAAAGTAGCCGGGCAGGAATACGCACTTGTTGAGAGATGTACATGAGGGGGCCTCCATGAGGGGGTCCCCTCACCTGCCCGCCGTGTCGATCGTCTGGCTTAAAATACTCACCAAAGATACTTTACTCAGTCGATCGTCAGTAAATTCGATATCTCCGCCGGATAGTCCGCCCGGACGTACTGGCCGTTATCGCGCCGGATGAAGACGACGGCAAACGCCATGGTTGCTGAAACCGAGCTGGATGACATGCTAAAGGGGAGTGACCCGGATGAGGCTGCCGGGGGTATGCGCACATTGCTAAAGGTTGGAGCGCGAAGTCGACCAGCATAGCGGTAGGAGGAACTCATACCGTGGCTAAAGATATTCAATTCCCCGCTGTTCAGTGTCTCCGAGATAGTGGCGGCCTTGTTATACGTCTCGGGATTTACTATATACGCGAGATAGACATCACAAGGCACCCCTTGATACCGCCATTCAGCGGTGTGGGTATGATAGTAGAGACGGAAATCCCCTCCCGGGAAAGTCGTTTCAGGACTCACGGTAAGCTCTATATAGTTGTTGCCGAGATACTGAGTGCCGTAGTAGATGGTGCCGTTATCGCCGACAACCCAGACCGACCGGTCCGTGAGGTGGCATACGCCGCGGAGCGTGACGCCGGGCCGGAAAAGAGATTGCCAGGTGGAGTCGGTGTTCTTGTAGGAATAGAGCACGCCGCTGGCGCCGACCGCCCACGCGGCGATATCATAGCTGTCCTGGTCGGATCCCAAGATCGTACCGAAGCTGTTTGTCTCGGGTTCCCACGAGCCGTTGTAGTAGTAGAGCGGGGTGCCGCTGTCCCCTCCAGCCCACAGACTGTATCCCCCGTAGTACGCCTGACCGCAGATGGTGATCAGGTTCTCTGACGCATTGGGTGATTTCGCGGTCACCCAGGTATTATCGTGAATGGGGGCGTAATGAATAATCCCCCCTCCCGTCCCGACCGCCCACGCATCGTGGTATCCCACCGCGACCACGTCGTCGATGACCATGGAGACGGGGCTTGTTTCCTGGACCCATGTGCCGTTCCGCACATGCTCGTACGGGGGGGGATTGAACCTGAGGATGAGGGGGCCGGCGCGCGAGCCGACCGCCCAGATGCTCTCGTAGTTATTGCCGTACGCGCCGCCGCTCCCCGATACGCTCGTGAGGAGAGCACCGGCCGGCGCACCCGTTTGGGGAATCCATGTATCGTACGAGGAGTCGTAAAAGAGTATCGTGCCGTTCGCTCCCA
Proteins encoded in this window:
- a CDS encoding Spy/CpxP family protein refolding chaperone, which produces MRSRFNITRTALRVGALLLILTVARAQTPCPKPEEGREHRKGPFREQLKTLNLTAAQTEQLTAQRKEKREAMKNLRESLKAKRRELREELYKENTDKAKIESIASELKKLNAQRIDRHVQGILQMKAMLTPEQFKKLSSLKQERMGRLPEGLKGKGRRHGHDGDEDWEKKPAPAAVQSPQAAPGTGGSAKD